From one Phoenix dactylifera cultivar Barhee BC4 unplaced genomic scaffold, palm_55x_up_171113_PBpolish2nd_filt_p 000283F, whole genome shotgun sequence genomic stretch:
- the LOC103711279 gene encoding uncharacterized protein LOC103711279: protein MDDFARAYRASGGNYDDRRTDFRSSSGADYDRGQRSYFHPDGGGAYDHGHRGDLHPCDQGAGNELVLYAGGARASDYDRGYRNEFRSIGGGSGNRRLEIVRGNVFSANQTYVTRPPPSRSTDLSMPLPPSCRNGAAVRPYSSLSSSGGGSGARCFGDPEMKRRRRVASYKMYSVEGKVKQSIRKSFRWIKGKCSEMVHG from the coding sequence ATGGACGACTTCGCCAGGGCCTACCGGGCCTCCGGCGGCAACTACGACGACCGCCGGACCGATTTCCGCTCCTCCAGCGGTGCCGATTACGACCGCGGCCAACGGAGCTACTTCCACCCAGACGGCGGCGGCGCCTACGACCACGGCCACCGCGGCGACCTCCACCCCTGCGACCAGGGCGCGGGGAACGAGCTCGTGCTCTACGCCGGAGGCGCTCGGGCGAGCGACTATGACCGCGGCTACCGGAATGAGTTCCGGTCGATCGGCGGCGGCAGCGGCAACCGAAGGCTGGAGATCGTGCGGGGGAACGTGTTCAGCGCGAACCAGACCTACGTGACCCGGCCGCCGCCTTCACGGTCCACCGATCTGTCAATGCCTCTCCCTCCGTCTTGCCGGAACGGCGCCGCCGTCCGGCCTTACTCCTCGTTGTCGTCGTCGGGCGGGGGGTCGGGGGCGCGGTGCTTCGGCGACCCGGAGATGAAACGGCGGCGGCGGGTGGCGAGCTACAAGATGTATTCGGTCGAGGGGAAGGTGAAGCAATCCATCCGAAAGAGCTTCCGGTGGATCAAGGGCAAGTGCTCCGAGATGGTGCACGGCTGA